One window of Robiginitalea biformata HTCC2501 genomic DNA carries:
- a CDS encoding glycosyltransferase yields MRILLMSIGTRGDMEPFLALGEILRQAGHETICVFPEQFRHLAEEGGHQFESLGAEFIELLESDIGQAAMGGSASTWQKLRAYRGLQQEYLKISKKVSLRQYQSVEKWQPDRMVHHAKATYPVIWGVEHPGKTILISPVPYVLHPVRDYSHIGFNRNLGPWLNRLSFKVGHWGLSYTIRKSARHLPGNPGLSAKAINRALFGSRAIYTVSPALFPQPPEWPEHVRVLGYHERDKAVQWKPDPELIAFFHRHPKLLMVTLGSMTNPDPAGKTRIFLDTLKKLGIPALVNTAGGGLEHPKTYNTDQFYFVDSIPYDWALPRMYALVHHGGSGTTHMAVKYGCPSLVIPHIIDQFFWNSLLARRGLGPKGPGITRLSETRLEPLLKDLWENPGYKQKAKECAAEMAREDFRQDVLDTILGNSEQAGP; encoded by the coding sequence ATGCGTATTCTGCTCATGTCGATAGGAACCCGGGGGGACATGGAGCCCTTCCTGGCCCTGGGGGAAATACTCCGTCAGGCAGGGCATGAGACCATTTGCGTTTTCCCGGAACAGTTTCGCCACCTGGCGGAGGAAGGAGGGCACCAGTTTGAGTCTTTGGGCGCGGAATTTATTGAACTTCTGGAGAGCGATATCGGGCAGGCAGCCATGGGGGGGAGCGCTTCCACCTGGCAAAAACTCCGGGCGTACCGGGGGCTGCAGCAGGAGTACCTGAAGATCAGCAAAAAAGTCTCCCTGCGTCAATACCAATCGGTTGAAAAATGGCAACCAGACCGAATGGTACATCATGCAAAAGCCACATATCCGGTAATATGGGGAGTAGAACACCCCGGGAAAACCATCCTGATCAGCCCGGTACCTTATGTACTCCATCCTGTGCGGGACTACTCGCATATCGGCTTTAATCGGAACCTTGGCCCCTGGTTGAACCGGCTGTCTTTTAAGGTCGGACACTGGGGCTTGAGTTATACCATTCGGAAATCGGCCCGGCACCTGCCGGGCAACCCGGGACTCTCAGCCAAAGCAATCAACCGGGCACTTTTTGGATCCCGGGCTATCTACACTGTTTCTCCGGCCCTCTTTCCGCAGCCTCCGGAATGGCCGGAACATGTGCGTGTCCTCGGATATCACGAGCGGGACAAGGCGGTGCAATGGAAACCGGATCCGGAGCTGATAGCCTTTTTTCACCGGCATCCGAAACTCCTGATGGTAACCCTTGGGAGCATGACGAACCCGGACCCGGCCGGGAAAACCCGGATATTCCTGGACACCCTGAAAAAACTGGGTATCCCCGCGCTTGTGAATACGGCCGGCGGGGGACTTGAGCACCCAAAAACCTACAATACCGATCAGTTTTATTTTGTGGACAGTATCCCCTACGACTGGGCCTTGCCCCGGATGTATGCCCTGGTCCACCACGGGGGTTCGGGGACCACTCACATGGCCGTCAAATACGGGTGCCCGTCCCTGGTCATCCCGCATATCATCGATCAGTTCTTCTGGAACAGCCTGCTCGCCCGCCGCGGGCTAGGCCCTAAGGGCCCCGGAATCACCCGCTTATCGGAAACCCGCCTGGAACCCCTCCTGAAAGACCTCTGGGAAAACCCTGGCTATAAACAAAAAGCCAAGGAATGCGCCGCCGAAATGGCCCGGGAGGATTTCCGGCAGGACGTCCTGGACACGATCCTGGGAAATAGTGAACAAGCGGGACCGTGA
- a CDS encoding MATE family efflux transporter, with amino-acid sequence MAKVTSEQLGKEPIGPLLIRQAVPASIGILVMSLNILVDTVFVGNWIGSIAIAAINVVLPVSFFIAALGMAIGIGGSSIISRALGADHPEKALKTFGNQITLTILITCSMVALGLYFVDALIPAFGGKGDIFDPAKIYYKIVLYGVPFLALCMMGNTVIRAEGKPKFAMIAMIIPSVGNLVLDYVFIYIFDWGMHGAAWATTGSYLLCFGYILYFFLSRNSELKPGWHHLGLDRPILSEIGSLGFVTLARQAVTSITYLLLNNILFNLGGEASVAVYAIIGRMLMFALFPVFGVTQGFLPIAGFNYGARKYPRVKESIYTAVKYAALVATGVFVLLMVFPAEIADLFLSNREDMSAAEIAANNFVLEHAPAAMRWVFAATPIIALQLIGAAYFQAIGKATPALLLTLTRQGFFFIPLILILPNYLGELGVWISFPIADFLSTVVTGYFLKREVDRELV; translated from the coding sequence ATGGCGAAAGTAACCTCGGAACAACTCGGGAAGGAGCCCATCGGGCCGCTGCTCATCCGGCAGGCCGTCCCGGCTTCCATCGGCATCCTGGTGATGAGCCTCAACATCCTGGTGGACACCGTGTTTGTGGGCAACTGGATCGGTTCCATCGCCATCGCCGCCATCAATGTGGTGCTCCCGGTATCGTTTTTTATCGCGGCCCTGGGGATGGCCATCGGCATCGGGGGGAGCAGCATCATTTCCCGGGCCCTCGGGGCAGACCATCCGGAAAAAGCCCTGAAGACCTTTGGGAACCAGATCACCCTCACCATCCTGATCACCTGCTCGATGGTGGCCCTGGGACTCTACTTTGTGGATGCGCTCATCCCGGCTTTCGGGGGGAAGGGCGACATCTTTGACCCCGCCAAAATCTACTACAAGATCGTCCTCTACGGGGTGCCCTTTTTGGCGCTCTGCATGATGGGAAACACGGTGATCCGGGCGGAAGGCAAGCCCAAATTTGCGATGATCGCCATGATCATCCCGTCGGTGGGCAACCTGGTGCTGGACTATGTGTTTATCTATATATTCGACTGGGGGATGCACGGGGCCGCCTGGGCCACCACGGGGAGTTACCTGCTCTGCTTTGGCTACATCCTTTATTTTTTCCTCTCCCGGAATTCCGAACTGAAACCCGGCTGGCACCACCTGGGGCTGGACCGCCCGATCCTGAGCGAAATCGGCTCCCTGGGCTTTGTGACCCTGGCCCGCCAGGCGGTCACCTCCATCACCTATTTACTGCTCAACAACATCCTGTTCAACCTGGGCGGGGAGGCGAGCGTGGCGGTGTACGCGATTATCGGCCGGATGCTCATGTTTGCCCTCTTCCCGGTCTTCGGGGTTACCCAGGGCTTCCTGCCTATTGCGGGCTTCAACTACGGCGCCCGGAAATACCCCCGGGTTAAGGAAAGCATCTACACGGCCGTCAAATACGCGGCCCTGGTGGCCACTGGTGTTTTTGTCCTGCTGATGGTCTTCCCGGCGGAAATCGCCGATTTGTTCCTGAGTAACCGGGAGGATATGTCGGCTGCCGAAATCGCCGCGAACAATTTTGTTCTGGAACACGCCCCGGCCGCCATGCGCTGGGTCTTTGCCGCCACCCCCATCATTGCGCTCCAACTCATCGGCGCCGCCTATTTCCAGGCCATCGGCAAGGCCACCCCGGCCCTGTTGCTCACCCTCACCCGCCAGGGTTTCTTCTTTATCCCGCTAATCCTGATCCTGCCCAATTACCTCGGCGAACTGGGCGTCTGGATCTCCTTCCCCATAGCCGATTTCCTCTCCACGGTCGTCACCGGATACTTCCTGAAGCGGGAGGTGGATCGGGAATTGGTTTGA
- the hemA gene encoding glutamyl-tRNA reductase, translating into MKKYHISRHHRFITVGLNYEKADAATRGLFALDDASTAVLLDRALEEGIDGLLVTSTCNRTELHGFAQAPQHLIRLLCDYSNGTEADFDRVGYVYQNQEAIGHLFRVGTGLDSQILGDFEIISQLKKSFKLSRKHGLANPFMERLVNAVIQASKRIKNETGISSGATSVAFASVQYLLARVPDIANKKILLFGTGKIGRNTCENLVKHTGHDQITLINRTQDRADALGRKFHVRVQPVEALREEIAASDVLIVATGATRPTVTAPMVPADKPRWILDLTIPFNVAREVGVKNGITLVDLDQLSRITDNTLQQRRSYIPQAESIIAEVHGEFNQWLESRRFAPVIRALKAKLKTMKEEELDNQARKIDGFDASQADVVTERIIQKITRHFANHLKDSDIDTDDSLELIQKVFQLEIPQR; encoded by the coding sequence ATGAAGAAATACCATATTTCCAGACATCACCGGTTTATTACCGTCGGGCTGAATTACGAGAAGGCAGATGCAGCGACCCGCGGGCTCTTTGCCCTGGACGATGCCAGTACGGCCGTCCTCCTGGACCGGGCGCTGGAGGAGGGCATCGACGGGTTGCTGGTAACCAGTACCTGCAACCGGACGGAACTCCACGGTTTTGCCCAGGCCCCCCAGCACCTCATCCGGCTCCTTTGCGATTATTCCAACGGTACCGAGGCCGACTTTGACCGGGTGGGCTACGTCTACCAGAACCAGGAAGCCATCGGCCACCTGTTTCGGGTGGGAACCGGCCTGGACAGCCAGATCCTCGGCGATTTCGAAATCATCAGCCAACTGAAAAAATCCTTTAAGCTTTCCCGGAAGCACGGCCTGGCCAACCCCTTTATGGAGCGGCTGGTCAATGCGGTGATCCAGGCGAGCAAGCGGATCAAGAACGAAACGGGGATTTCCTCCGGCGCCACCTCGGTGGCATTCGCCTCTGTCCAATACCTGCTGGCCCGTGTACCGGATATTGCCAACAAAAAAATCCTGTTGTTCGGGACCGGAAAGATCGGGCGGAATACCTGCGAAAACCTGGTGAAGCACACCGGGCACGACCAGATTACGCTGATCAACAGAACCCAGGACCGTGCAGATGCCCTGGGCAGGAAGTTCCATGTGCGTGTCCAGCCGGTGGAAGCGCTCCGGGAGGAAATTGCCGCCAGCGACGTACTGATCGTCGCCACGGGTGCCACCCGTCCCACGGTGACCGCCCCCATGGTGCCGGCTGACAAGCCCCGGTGGATCCTGGACCTGACCATCCCCTTCAACGTAGCCCGGGAAGTGGGGGTTAAAAACGGAATCACCCTGGTAGACCTGGATCAACTCTCCCGTATCACGGACAATACGCTCCAACAACGACGCAGCTACATCCCCCAGGCGGAATCCATTATCGCTGAGGTACACGGGGAATTTAACCAGTGGCTGGAAAGCCGCCGGTTTGCCCCGGTAATTCGCGCTCTGAAGGCAAAGCTGAAAACGATGAAGGAGGAAGAGCTGGACAACCAGGCGCGGAAGATCGACGGGTTCGATGCCTCCCAGGCCGATGTGGTCACCGAACGGATCATCCAGAAAATCACCCGCCATTTCGCCAACCACCTCAAGGATTCCGATATCGATACGGACGATAGCCTGGAACTGATCCAAAAGGTATTCCAACTCGAAATCCCCCAACGATGA
- a CDS encoding mechanosensitive ion channel family protein, whose protein sequence is MLQELIPDPMQRSILLLSAGFLAMVIGYAIIARVIRHYGKNPKYLLPEGMVRKVGWPLFFLMFSLVIRMESLRELLGMEDYGWHFRKASTLLFIFSFTWLCIKVLRVVKKLIVDNYDVHEADNLRARKVYTQFTILERIVIFILVVLALGIALMSFESIREIGVSVFASAGVAGIIIGFSAQKMIGTILAGIQIALTQPIRLDDVVIVEGEWGRIEEITLTYVVVKIWDKRRLVVPTTYFIEKPFQNWTKTSSDILGTVYLYTDYTVPFDALRKELNRIVEASDLWDKEVANIQVTDSKAGHVEVRALVSARDASTAWDLRVHVREKLIAFLQENYPESIAHTRVLLHENLNGEKADD, encoded by the coding sequence ATGCTCCAGGAACTGATCCCCGACCCGATGCAACGCTCCATCCTGCTGCTGAGCGCGGGCTTTTTGGCCATGGTGATTGGCTATGCGATCATCGCCCGGGTAATTCGCCATTACGGGAAAAACCCGAAATACCTGCTGCCGGAAGGGATGGTCCGCAAGGTGGGGTGGCCGCTTTTTTTCCTGATGTTTTCTCTGGTTATACGGATGGAATCCCTACGGGAACTCCTGGGTATGGAGGATTACGGTTGGCATTTCCGGAAAGCGAGCACGCTGCTGTTTATCTTTTCCTTCACCTGGCTCTGCATCAAGGTCCTGCGGGTTGTCAAAAAGCTGATCGTCGACAATTACGACGTCCACGAGGCGGACAACCTGCGCGCCCGCAAGGTGTACACGCAGTTTACCATCCTGGAGCGCATCGTCATCTTTATCCTGGTCGTCCTCGCCCTGGGCATAGCGCTGATGAGCTTTGAAAGCATCCGGGAAATCGGGGTGAGCGTCTTTGCCTCGGCGGGAGTAGCCGGGATCATCATCGGCTTTTCGGCCCAGAAGATGATCGGGACCATCCTGGCGGGCATCCAGATTGCCCTTACCCAACCCATCCGGTTGGACGACGTGGTAATTGTAGAGGGGGAATGGGGGCGGATCGAGGAGATCACGCTCACCTATGTGGTGGTGAAGATCTGGGACAAGCGCCGCCTGGTGGTGCCTACCACTTATTTTATTGAAAAGCCGTTCCAGAACTGGACAAAAACCTCATCGGACATCCTGGGGACGGTATACCTGTACACGGATTACACGGTGCCCTTTGACGCGTTGCGGAAAGAGCTCAACCGGATTGTGGAAGCCTCCGACCTCTGGGACAAAGAGGTGGCCAATATCCAGGTAACGGATTCCAAAGCCGGCCACGTGGAAGTACGCGCCCTGGTAAGTGCCCGGGATGCATCTACGGCCTGGGACCTGCGGGTACACGTGCGGGAGAAACTGATCGCCTTCCTCCAGGAAAATTACCCGGAAAGCATTGCCCATACCCGGGTGCTGCTGCATGAAAATCTTAACGGGGAGAAGGCCGATGATTGA
- the hemH gene encoding ferrochelatase, producing the protein MKGVLLVNLGSPDSPTPKDVKPYLDEFLMDERVIDAPKWLRTLIVRGIILRTRPKKSAEAYSKIWWEEGSPLIVISERFKQAVEAQADIPVALGMRYGSGSIAEGMEQLQKQGVDEVLLVPLYPHYAMSSFETVVVKALEVREAQFPDMQVTTMPAFGKNPDYLNVLATSIREKLDAFGYDHVLFSYHGIPERHIRKSDPTSYHCKINDTCCGMNSVAHHTCYRHQCYEMTRNIAALLNLPKDQVSTSFQSRLAGDPWLKPYTDYEFERLAGEGRSRLAVITPAFVSDCLETLEEIAMEGKNDFLEAGGTDFMHIPCLNDREDWVTLMAKWVNDWARDGRLPAV; encoded by the coding sequence ATGAAAGGTGTACTCCTGGTCAACCTGGGCTCCCCGGACAGCCCAACACCCAAAGACGTCAAGCCCTATCTGGATGAATTCCTGATGGACGAGCGGGTCATCGACGCCCCGAAATGGCTTCGGACCCTCATCGTCCGCGGCATCATCCTGCGCACCCGCCCGAAAAAATCCGCGGAGGCCTATTCCAAGATCTGGTGGGAGGAAGGCTCCCCGCTGATCGTCATTTCCGAACGCTTTAAGCAGGCCGTGGAGGCTCAGGCAGACATCCCGGTAGCCCTGGGGATGCGCTACGGCAGCGGCAGTATTGCCGAAGGCATGGAACAATTGCAGAAGCAGGGGGTGGACGAGGTGCTCCTCGTACCGCTTTACCCGCACTACGCCATGAGCTCCTTTGAAACGGTGGTGGTTAAAGCCCTGGAAGTGCGGGAGGCCCAATTCCCAGACATGCAGGTCACCACCATGCCCGCCTTTGGGAAGAACCCGGATTACCTCAACGTGCTGGCCACGTCCATCCGCGAAAAACTGGACGCGTTTGGCTACGACCATGTGTTGTTTTCCTACCACGGCATCCCGGAGCGCCACATCCGCAAATCGGACCCCACGAGTTACCACTGCAAGATTAACGATACCTGTTGCGGGATGAATTCGGTGGCACACCATACCTGCTACCGACACCAGTGTTACGAGATGACCCGCAATATTGCTGCCCTGCTCAACCTGCCAAAGGACCAGGTGAGCACCTCCTTCCAGAGCCGGCTGGCCGGCGACCCATGGCTGAAGCCCTATACGGATTACGAGTTTGAACGCCTGGCCGGGGAAGGCCGGTCCCGGCTGGCGGTCATCACCCCGGCCTTTGTCAGCGACTGCCTGGAAACCCTGGAGGAAATCGCCATGGAAGGCAAAAATGATTTCCTGGAGGCCGGCGGGACGGATTTTATGCACATCCCCTGCCTGAACGACCGGGAAGACTGGGTGACCCTGATGGCAAAATGGGTCAACGACTGGGCCAGGGACGGCCGGTTGCCGGCAGTTTGA
- a CDS encoding efflux transporter outer membrane subunit has translation MPTIYCVISKQFFSYGSGRETATGVYSAFSSLFSYVFSLFALLFLTFSFIGCGPSRESIQPTTGLDSLQTLSAAGEVPLPQRWWEQFDDPQLEGLIDSALTRNFNLAAAWERFRQAQFVLKREKGIRWPQFEGGAQSAISRPQPDFAGGENIQFGASAQYEIDLWGRIGTGLRAEAYRAQASLADYRTASLSLAAEVSLTWFRLKAARQQLALAKDQIQTNEDIFRLIRARFGGGQVRAVDILRQQQLLESTRNQRLIFEQNVALLEHQLAILLGKQPQAIDPPEAQDFPELPALPSTGLPLELVRRRPDIQQAYLTLHAADRDYATAVRAKYPRLSLRLSGQQRANDYESLFQEWAYTLAGNIVAPLFYGGSLSAEANRSEAARQEAIYNYGQTVLTAFQEVEDALVQEQVQASRLEILEKQLDLAQKTNGQLRNEFLNGFSPYLDVLLGLDQEQQLKRDLIDARLAQLEIRVGLYRALAGSFETEREIALNSEEKTTP, from the coding sequence GTGCCGACCATATACTGCGTAATCTCAAAACAATTTTTCTCCTACGGATCCGGCCGGGAGACAGCAACCGGGGTCTATTCCGCGTTCTCCTCTTTGTTCTCCTACGTATTCTCCCTCTTTGCTCTACTTTTTCTAACTTTTTCCTTTATCGGTTGCGGCCCGTCCCGCGAAAGCATCCAGCCAACTACCGGCCTGGATTCCCTGCAAACGCTATCTGCCGCCGGGGAGGTTCCCCTGCCACAGCGCTGGTGGGAGCAGTTTGACGACCCCCAGCTCGAAGGGCTTATCGATTCCGCCCTCACGCGCAATTTTAACCTGGCAGCGGCCTGGGAACGGTTCCGGCAGGCCCAATTTGTGTTGAAGCGGGAAAAAGGCATCCGCTGGCCCCAGTTCGAAGGGGGAGCCCAGAGCGCCATCAGCCGGCCCCAGCCGGATTTTGCGGGGGGCGAAAATATCCAGTTCGGGGCCTCCGCCCAATACGAGATAGACCTGTGGGGCCGCATCGGGACGGGACTGCGGGCCGAAGCCTATCGCGCCCAGGCCAGCCTGGCCGACTACCGGACGGCTTCCCTGTCCCTGGCCGCCGAAGTGAGCCTGACCTGGTTTCGCCTGAAGGCCGCCCGCCAGCAACTCGCCCTGGCCAAAGACCAGATACAGACCAACGAGGATATCTTCCGCCTGATCCGCGCCCGTTTCGGAGGCGGGCAGGTGCGGGCCGTGGATATCCTCCGGCAACAACAGCTGCTGGAATCCACCCGGAACCAGCGGCTTATTTTTGAGCAGAACGTTGCCCTGCTGGAACACCAGCTGGCCATTTTGCTCGGGAAACAGCCCCAGGCCATCGACCCGCCCGAAGCCCAGGACTTTCCGGAGCTCCCCGCCCTGCCGTCCACGGGCCTTCCCCTGGAACTCGTCCGCCGCCGGCCGGACATCCAGCAGGCGTACCTCACCCTCCACGCCGCCGACCGGGATTACGCCACAGCCGTCCGGGCCAAATACCCGCGACTCTCCCTCCGGCTCTCCGGCCAGCAACGGGCCAATGATTACGAGAGCCTGTTCCAGGAATGGGCCTATACGCTGGCCGGGAATATCGTGGCCCCGCTTTTTTACGGGGGGTCGCTTTCCGCCGAGGCAAACCGCAGCGAAGCGGCCCGGCAGGAAGCCATCTACAATTACGGACAGACCGTGCTCACCGCCTTCCAGGAAGTGGAAGATGCCCTGGTGCAGGAACAGGTTCAGGCCAGCCGCCTGGAAATCCTGGAAAAACAACTGGACCTCGCCCAAAAAACCAACGGCCAGCTGCGGAATGAATTCCTGAACGGATTCAGCCCGTATCTGGACGTGCTCCTGGGGCTGGACCAGGAACAGCAACTCAAGCGCGACCTGATCGACGCCCGCCTTGCCCAGCTGGAGATCCGCGTGGGCCTGTACCGCGCCCTGGCCGGATCCTTTGAAACCGAACGCGAAATCGCCCTAAACTCCGAAGAAAAGACGACACCATGA
- a CDS encoding Cif family virulence factor, translating to MGSRILKYYLAFWVFGFLFFGGAGIPGNPGGQTLYAQEMAGRTGYEESARDSDGLSEAWLETLRERPEELKQMYTADAVRVFADGNTFQGDDQLAALWTDQDLEVDSLATIGLLEPHDDTYRYEVSELTLRDGRTFRMLVIWNLEWPGPRRELEMVEEVRPVKNYREQLKVRRTQWMSHCNAHEVNQLVRELYTPDALYYNHRPMITGREALINTYQYMRNPRYKLSLEPLLVAPVNEKLIFEIGQCSGSYPGKYILVWTRDEEGKWWIMMDSNI from the coding sequence ATGGGCAGCCGCATTCTAAAATATTATCTGGCATTTTGGGTTTTTGGATTCCTGTTTTTTGGGGGGGCGGGAATTCCGGGAAACCCGGGGGGTCAGACCCTGTATGCCCAGGAAATGGCAGGCCGGACCGGATACGAAGAGTCGGCCAGGGATTCGGATGGGCTGTCCGAGGCCTGGCTGGAAACCCTTCGGGAGCGGCCCGAAGAATTGAAGCAAATGTATACCGCGGATGCCGTCCGGGTGTTCGCCGACGGGAATACGTTTCAGGGCGACGACCAGCTGGCCGCCCTGTGGACGGACCAAGACCTGGAAGTGGATTCCCTGGCGACCATCGGCTTGCTGGAACCCCATGATGATACCTATCGGTATGAGGTTTCTGAACTCACCTTGCGGGATGGGCGGACATTCCGGATGCTGGTGATCTGGAACCTGGAGTGGCCCGGTCCGCGGCGGGAATTGGAAATGGTGGAAGAGGTCCGGCCCGTGAAGAATTACCGGGAGCAACTTAAGGTGCGCCGCACTCAGTGGATGAGCCATTGCAATGCCCATGAGGTAAACCAGCTCGTACGGGAACTCTATACTCCGGATGCCCTGTACTACAACCACCGGCCAATGATTACGGGGCGGGAAGCTCTTATAAATACCTATCAGTATATGAGGAATCCCCGTTACAAATTGTCCCTGGAACCCTTACTGGTTGCCCCGGTCAACGAAAAGCTCATCTTCGAAATTGGCCAGTGCAGCGGCTCCTACCCGGGCAAGTATATTTTGGTCTGGACCAGGGACGAGGAGGGGAAGTGGTGGATTATGATGGATTCGAATATTTAG
- a CDS encoding helix-turn-helix transcriptional regulator: protein MNENTASGSLSEIRIDPDILLLLCRNDTDQPTGVQRNSGRRYLQFHFCLKGQARFAYNEGRYHLDLPGDQSLLLYNPQTELPVQATLSPHTWVVSVLMSIRTFHGLFSSEADYIPFLNPEYRDRKYYQQNPVGPSISVVLSQLWGQSTHPSVRPLYYKAKVYELLSLYFNRTADPQAEQCPFLLDEENLRKIRLAKEIVIERMAEPPTLPELAEETGLSLKKLKEGFKQIYGDTVYSFLFDYKMETARKMLESGTFNVNEVGLKVGYSTASHFISAFKKKYNTTPKKYLMSLA from the coding sequence ATGAATGAAAATACCGCTAGCGGTTCCCTGTCGGAAATCCGGATCGACCCGGATATCCTCCTCCTGCTCTGCCGGAACGATACGGACCAGCCCACAGGGGTGCAGCGCAATTCCGGTCGCCGGTACCTGCAATTCCACTTTTGCCTCAAGGGCCAGGCCCGGTTTGCCTACAATGAGGGCCGGTACCACCTGGACCTGCCGGGCGACCAGTCGCTGCTGCTCTACAACCCCCAGACCGAACTGCCCGTTCAGGCCACGCTTTCCCCCCATACCTGGGTGGTTTCCGTACTGATGAGCATCCGCACGTTCCACGGCTTGTTTTCCTCCGAGGCGGATTACATCCCCTTCCTGAACCCCGAGTACCGGGACCGGAAATACTACCAGCAAAACCCGGTGGGGCCGTCCATCTCCGTGGTGCTCAGCCAGCTCTGGGGCCAATCCACCCACCCGTCCGTCCGCCCGCTCTACTATAAGGCCAAAGTATATGAACTGCTTTCGCTCTACTTCAACCGGACGGCCGACCCCCAGGCGGAACAGTGCCCCTTCCTGCTGGACGAGGAGAACCTGCGCAAAATCCGGCTGGCTAAGGAAATCGTCATCGAACGGATGGCGGAACCGCCCACACTCCCGGAGCTTGCGGAAGAAACGGGGCTCAGCCTGAAAAAACTCAAAGAGGGCTTTAAGCAGATCTACGGGGATACCGTCTACAGTTTTCTGTTCGATTACAAGATGGAAACCGCGCGAAAAATGCTGGAAAGCGGAACCTTCAACGTCAATGAGGTAGGCCTGAAAGTAGGGTACAGCACGGCCAGCCATTTTATTTCGGCCTTCAAGAAAAAGTACAATACCACGCCCAAAAAATACCTGATGTCGCTGGCCTGA
- a CDS encoding N-acetylmuramoyl-L-alanine amidase-like domain-containing protein, with the protein MQQAFPIDEPRRLAGLHRPLRLTRCFPRRLLAKLILLALFLGFCPGPGLGAGPWLDFGHALQAQKGGVHYSELDKALFDGLTSGLEKDANEDKTAIGPELVRVGRAFLGTPYVAKTLEVGEDEQLVVNLRGLDCTTYVENVLVMGRLASEGKLQWNRYVRGLEQVRYRKGKRDGYPSRLHYFTEWIRDNEAKGLVRNITEELAGVTIQKEINFMGTHRDLYPFLASDANYRAMVEIEKQLSSRPLIVLPRSEVAQREHLIQDGDIIALATDIEGLDVTHTGLAIRLDDGRIHLLHASTVGEVVISDEPLADYLQGIKRNTGIIVARPQAMR; encoded by the coding sequence ATGCAACAAGCATTTCCAATTGATGAACCGCGGAGGCTTGCCGGCCTTCACCGCCCCCTGCGTCTAACCCGTTGCTTTCCGCGCCGGCTCCTGGCGAAACTCATCCTGCTGGCCCTGTTTTTGGGGTTCTGCCCGGGTCCCGGTTTGGGTGCGGGGCCCTGGCTGGATTTTGGACATGCGCTTCAGGCCCAAAAAGGAGGCGTTCATTATTCGGAGCTCGACAAGGCGCTCTTTGACGGGTTGACCAGCGGATTGGAAAAGGATGCGAACGAGGATAAAACGGCCATAGGCCCGGAATTAGTCCGCGTGGGAAGGGCCTTTTTGGGGACCCCCTATGTGGCAAAGACCCTGGAAGTGGGGGAGGATGAGCAGCTGGTGGTAAACCTGCGGGGTCTGGACTGCACCACGTATGTTGAGAACGTCCTGGTGATGGGCCGGCTGGCCAGCGAGGGGAAACTCCAATGGAACCGGTACGTCCGGGGCCTGGAACAGGTCCGTTACCGCAAGGGGAAACGCGACGGTTACCCCTCCCGCCTGCACTATTTCACCGAATGGATCCGGGACAATGAAGCCAAAGGCCTGGTGCGCAACATCACCGAAGAACTCGCCGGGGTGACCATCCAAAAGGAAATCAATTTTATGGGGACCCACCGCGATTTGTACCCGTTCCTGGCTTCGGATGCGAATTACCGGGCCATGGTGGAAATCGAAAAACAACTCTCCTCCAGGCCGCTCATCGTATTGCCCCGCTCGGAGGTGGCCCAGCGGGAACACCTGATACAGGACGGGGACATCATCGCCCTGGCTACGGATATTGAAGGCCTGGACGTCACCCATACAGGTTTGGCCATCCGCCTGGACGACGGGCGCATCCACCTGCTGCACGCCTCTACCGTTGGCGAGGTGGTTATCAGCGACGAACCCCTGGCGGACTACCTGCAGGGCATCAAGCGGAACACGGGAATCATCGTGGCGCGCCCGCAGGCCATGCGCTAA